The following nucleotide sequence is from Flavobacteriales bacterium TMED191.
AACAAGTTGATTAGCGGTGAAGAAAGTGGTGAAAAAGCTACTTTTAGAAGTTGATCAAATCTGTTAAATAGGTTAGGGTTTCTTTACTGCTACTCTAAACTTTTCTTAATTATTATTTAATAATTCAATATATTTATTTTAAATATGAATAAACTGTTAATAATATTATTATTTCCTTCTTTTATATTTTCACAAATAATAAATATTGAAACTAAAGAAGAATCTAATAAAAATGTATTAAGTGGTGCAACAGAAATTGAGTTTGATTATAATAAATCAACAGAGACTGATTGGGAATTTATTAATTCTTCTTATTTAAGATGGAATATTGATTTCTTGACTATTTTATTTATTAATGAAATAGATTTGAATCGTGCTGGTGATGAGGATTTTGCTAATGATGGGTTTCAACATTTAAGAGTAATTTATCATATTAATGATAATTTTGCTATTGAATCTTTTATTCAAAATCAACATGATTTAGTGCATAATATTGAAAATAGAAAATTAGCGGGTTTAGGTTTAAGTAAAGTATTTTCAAAATTGGGAATTGTTGGATTCTCTACTTTTTATGAACATGAAGAGTTGGTGGGTGATGTTATTAATTATGACTTTAGATTAAACTTCTATAATAGATTGGTATTTGAAATTTTTGAAAAATTGACATTTTCAAATGTGTTATATTTTCAACCCAAATTGGAAGATTTTTTTGATTTTAGACTTGCATTAGAGGCCACCTTGATAATACCGTTATCTGAAAAGTTATCCTTTAATAATTCTTTAAGTTTAAGTCATGATTCGTCTCCTGCATTCGAGATTCCAAATACTACATATCAATTTAAAAATAGTTTAAAATATGAATTCTAGTTTGGTTTTATCTTTCTGTCTGATGATAATCAACTCTCTTATTCTAAATTAACATATAATTAATTTTAATTCATTTTACAATTAACAAATAATATATAAAATTGTTTAAATGAATATTATGTGTGATTATAAAATAGAAAATCTGGAAATTAATAAATCATTAGTTTATTTTGTTGCTATTTCTAGATCTCAAAAAATCATTGGTAAATGCGGATTTAATATTGTAGATGAAAAAACAATTTTATTTCAAGATATAGAATTACAAAAAGAATACAGCAATCAAGAATTTTATAAAGCATTATTTAACGAAAGTTTTAGGTATATTAGAAAAAAATATCCTAATCATATCATAGAAACATACTCCAATGATGAGAATTTGTCGATTTTTCTAAGGTATGACTTTAGAGTAACGAAAAAACTTCCTTCATGTAAAAAGTTAGTGATGGATTCTTCTTATTCAGATGATGATTTTTCTATTGTAGACAACGTTGATTATAATTTTAATTGAACTGAGCCACTTTATTTGTTTTTTAATTCAACTTCCACTTCAAATTTTATATTATTACTTTTCAATTTAGTATTCTCTTGTACGCATTTTATAATTTTGATTGCATATTCATTATATTTTGCACTTGAAAGAATAAATGTAGCTTCTCTTACCAATTCACCACCATCATATGCTAATTCAATTGCACCTAAAGTTGCTATAATTTCATTATTTAAGAAAACGGATTTTCCATCATAAGATAAACCTGTAATGTCCACGTTTTTTAAGGGTGACATAGTG
It contains:
- a CDS encoding DUF481 domain-containing protein, which translates into the protein MNKLLIILLFPSFIFSQIINIETKEESNKNVLSGATEIEFDYNKSTETDWEFINSSYLRWNIDFLTILFINEIDLNRAGDEDFANDGFQHLRVIYHINDNFAIESFIQNQHDLVHNIENRKLAGLGLSKVFSKLGIVGFSTFYEHEELVGDVINYDFRLNFYNRLVFEIFEKLTFSNVLYFQPKLEDFFDFRLALEATLIIPLSEKLSFNNSLSLSHDSSPAFEIPNTTYQFKNSLKYEF